The following are from one region of the Endozoicomonas sp. 4G genome:
- a CDS encoding capsular polysaccharide biosynthesis protein, whose amino-acid sequence MQSYLKPKPAFITLSRGISHARELTALLQCDAIELKKPFTTIHPSHVVLGWGKKANTAPAVALAKQHQIPYWHLEDGFISYLGHPALGDKRFALIVDQRGIYYDATGPSDIEDLLNHPDWFSVELKARSANLLAQITRHKITKYNHEPVDNWQPDTGEQKRVLVVDQTYGDCSVKFGLADDSSFKNMLDAALAENPDSEIWIKVHPDVVLGTKKGYLGSHLPDHPRVRILADKVNAQSLFPWFEKVYVVTSQLGFEALWHKKHVVCFGVPFYSGWGLTDDRVPCPRRKRTHTIESLFAAACLKYTRYIDPETCERCELEDILELIPLQRQSRSQPVKTLYAVGFSLWKRAFLRSFTRGILEKIQFVKSLQQAEAKATAGDGILVWGARHHDYTPPSTIKLFRAEDAFIRSVGLGADLRRPSSLILDQTGIYFDASRPSDLETAINTLELNDQQLVRAKALRNTLKQQRISKYNLQGSEQSLFESARTDQRKILITGQVDSDASIQWGSPEIAANLELIKAVRTYAPDAFIVYKPHPDVLLAGREGHIPEQQALNWVDHVVTDGDIFDCIEQCDELHVMTSLAGFEALTLGKTVHCWGQPFYAGWGVTVDHFSCQRRDGQRTLDELIYFAHCYYPVYVNWQTRRYTTPERVIAAIEKERRSTAESGHFIKRWVSRKRRKLGYLVEALLG is encoded by the coding sequence TTGCAGTCTTATTTAAAACCAAAACCCGCTTTTATCACGCTTTCTCGCGGTATCAGTCACGCAAGGGAGTTAACCGCTCTGTTGCAGTGCGATGCCATAGAGCTAAAAAAGCCTTTCACGACCATACATCCTTCTCATGTTGTCCTGGGCTGGGGTAAAAAAGCCAACACAGCGCCAGCGGTTGCGCTTGCAAAACAGCATCAGATTCCCTACTGGCATCTGGAGGACGGCTTTATCAGCTACCTGGGCCACCCTGCCCTGGGTGACAAACGCTTTGCCCTGATCGTCGATCAACGAGGCATTTATTACGATGCTACCGGCCCTTCAGATATCGAAGACCTTCTCAATCATCCCGACTGGTTCAGCGTAGAGTTAAAAGCACGGTCTGCCAACCTTCTGGCTCAGATTACCCGGCACAAAATCACTAAATATAATCATGAGCCTGTAGACAACTGGCAGCCTGACACGGGTGAACAGAAACGGGTGCTTGTGGTTGATCAGACGTACGGCGACTGTTCCGTTAAGTTCGGGTTAGCCGATGACTCCAGCTTTAAGAATATGCTGGATGCGGCGCTTGCAGAGAATCCGGATTCTGAAATCTGGATCAAAGTGCATCCCGATGTGGTTCTGGGTACTAAAAAGGGCTATCTCGGCAGTCATCTTCCTGATCATCCCAGGGTGCGTATTCTTGCTGACAAGGTGAATGCCCAGTCGCTGTTTCCCTGGTTTGAAAAAGTCTACGTCGTTACCTCTCAACTGGGGTTTGAAGCACTCTGGCATAAGAAACATGTCGTTTGTTTTGGTGTACCTTTTTACAGCGGTTGGGGGTTAACCGATGACCGGGTTCCCTGCCCTCGTCGGAAACGGACTCATACCATTGAAAGCCTCTTTGCAGCTGCCTGCCTGAAGTACACCCGTTATATTGATCCGGAGACGTGTGAACGGTGTGAGCTGGAAGACATTCTGGAGCTGATTCCCCTTCAGAGACAATCACGAAGCCAACCCGTCAAAACCCTTTATGCGGTGGGTTTCAGTTTATGGAAGAGAGCCTTTTTAAGGAGTTTTACCCGAGGGATTTTGGAAAAAATTCAGTTTGTAAAATCACTTCAGCAGGCTGAAGCGAAGGCGACAGCGGGCGATGGTATTCTGGTTTGGGGAGCCAGGCATCATGACTATACACCGCCATCGACTATTAAACTGTTCAGGGCAGAAGACGCCTTTATTCGCTCTGTAGGCCTCGGGGCGGATCTGCGTCGGCCCAGTTCTTTGATCCTGGATCAGACCGGTATCTATTTTGATGCTTCACGGCCTTCTGATCTTGAAACTGCCATCAATACCCTTGAGTTGAATGATCAGCAACTCGTTCGGGCAAAAGCTTTGCGTAATACACTGAAACAGCAAAGGATCAGCAAATACAATCTGCAAGGTTCAGAGCAATCTCTGTTTGAGTCTGCCAGAACAGATCAGCGCAAGATTCTGATTACCGGCCAGGTGGACAGCGATGCTTCTATTCAATGGGGCAGTCCTGAGATCGCAGCCAATCTTGAGTTGATCAAGGCGGTTCGGACCTATGCGCCTGATGCTTTTATTGTTTACAAGCCTCATCCGGATGTGCTTTTAGCAGGGAGAGAGGGTCATATTCCTGAGCAGCAGGCCTTGAATTGGGTCGATCATGTTGTGACGGATGGTGATATTTTTGATTGCATTGAGCAATGCGATGAGCTGCACGTTATGACTTCTCTGGCGGGCTTTGAAGCTCTGACACTCGGCAAAACCGTTCATTGCTGGGGTCAGCCTTTTTATGCAGGCTGGGGGGTAACGGTTGATCACTTTAGCTGTCAGAGACGCGATGGCCAGCGAACGTTGGACGAATTGATCTATTTTGCCCACTGTTATTACCCTGTGTATGTCAATTGGCAAACCCGACGGTATACGACACCGGAGAGAGTTATTGCTGCCATTGAAAAAGAACGTCGTTCAACAGCTGAAAGTGGTCACTTTATAAAACGGTGGGTGAGCAGGAAACGACGGAAGCTGGGGTATTTGGTTGAGGCTTTACTGGGGTAG
- a CDS encoding acyloxyacyl hydrolase, whose amino-acid sequence MKKAIASLCLSAPLLIQAQSAHAEDFVPDSINVSYGQYLDLVSGRSADYTNLRLGITWDWKKNFYQSDHMVLSSYFELAASSWKSNLTASDNPSPDGKDKATAISFSPVLRMAFLPDASVRPFLDLGVGAAYLSEKDLEKKKRSPINMGGHSQFEIRVMAGVEFGSQRQFELSYGWFHYSNAGLHSMNESIDFHFVTLGYHW is encoded by the coding sequence ATGAAAAAAGCTATTGCCAGCCTCTGCCTGTCAGCCCCGCTGCTGATCCAGGCACAGAGTGCTCACGCAGAAGATTTTGTTCCAGATAGTATCAATGTTAGCTATGGACAGTACCTTGACCTTGTTTCGGGTCGCTCAGCGGATTATACCAATCTGCGCCTGGGCATTACCTGGGACTGGAAAAAGAACTTTTATCAATCTGATCACATGGTGCTCAGCAGCTATTTCGAATTGGCTGCCAGCTCGTGGAAAAGCAATCTCACAGCCAGTGACAACCCCAGCCCTGATGGCAAAGATAAAGCGACGGCTATCAGTTTTTCGCCGGTATTAAGAATGGCCTTTCTGCCAGACGCCAGCGTTCGTCCGTTTCTCGACCTGGGCGTGGGTGCCGCTTACCTGTCTGAAAAAGATCTGGAGAAAAAGAAGCGATCTCCCATTAATATGGGCGGTCATTCCCAATTCGAGATCCGGGTCATGGCAGGGGTTGAATTTGGATCCCAGCGGCAGTTTGAACTCAGCTACGGCTGGTTTCATTACTCCAATGCCGGGCTGCACAGCATGAATGAGTCCATTGACTTTCATTTTGTGACACTGGGCTACCACTGGTAA
- a CDS encoding DUF86 domain-containing protein, producing the protein MDDVILSIYSIIKRCLVRIEEEYVGHEDELTTNFTRQDAIILNIQRASYAAQDLANRVIRLKQLGIPQESRESFSLLSDHGYVPVDLADSMIKMVGFRNIAVHEYQKLNVDILKVVIEEHVQEIKLFAEEAMKSFQ; encoded by the coding sequence ATGGATGACGTGATTCTGAGTATATACAGCATCATCAAACGATGCCTTGTGCGTATCGAAGAAGAGTATGTCGGGCACGAAGATGAACTGACAACAAACTTTACCCGACAAGACGCCATTATTTTAAATATCCAGCGAGCATCATATGCAGCACAGGATCTGGCGAACCGAGTCATTCGCCTGAAGCAACTGGGCATCCCACAGGAAAGCAGGGAATCGTTTTCCCTGTTATCTGATCATGGTTATGTGCCTGTGGATCTGGCAGATAGCATGATAAAAATGGTCGGATTCAGGAATATTGCTGTTCATGAGTACCAGAAATTGAATGTAGATATCCTCAAGGTGGTCATTGAAGAGCATGTACAGGAGATCAAACTATTTGCTGAAGAAGCAATGAAGAGTTTCCAGTGA
- a CDS encoding capsular biosynthesis protein: MTESAVLFLQGPLGPFFKRLARTFSKAGYITHKINFNGGDRFFSWADVQTHYQGKPADWAAFLKQYLTEHRIEAVFLLGDCRYYHRTAKPVCDALGVQFCVFEEGYLRPDTITLEAGGVNSLSQMDLSRENLEKVLPCSVKSSQTIGGTMKQRAGYAAFYYWASFFAKGEFSEYRHHRATHPVKEGFCWLRGFTRKWLFKSYDQQTQFRLDNEFDKRFYLVPLQVHDDSQMIFHSPYESVKAFIEEVMISFRRHADSDKVLCFKHHPMDRGYTEYGRFIEALAVDLGIGDKVLYCHDIPLPDLYHHTCGVVTVNSTVGISALLHHLPTKVMGRAFYDIEGITHQGSLASFWTNPEPVDRDLFTQLHSFLFQKTQINGSFFKHCRLTCNNCLSFYEAFLKPVSTCPPSKPKLDLISEQAESFPSAYIRAA; encoded by the coding sequence ATGACTGAATCTGCTGTACTGTTCCTTCAGGGTCCGCTGGGACCGTTTTTCAAACGGCTGGCACGCACCTTTTCCAAAGCCGGTTACATCACCCATAAAATCAATTTTAATGGGGGCGACCGGTTTTTTTCGTGGGCTGATGTTCAAACCCATTACCAGGGTAAACCCGCTGACTGGGCCGCTTTTCTTAAGCAGTACCTTACTGAACATCGTATTGAAGCCGTCTTTCTTCTGGGCGATTGCCGTTATTATCACAGAACAGCGAAGCCGGTCTGTGATGCCCTGGGGGTTCAATTTTGTGTCTTCGAAGAAGGCTATTTACGACCTGACACCATTACCCTGGAAGCCGGTGGCGTTAACTCTTTAAGCCAGATGGATCTCAGCCGTGAGAATCTGGAGAAAGTACTCCCCTGTTCAGTTAAGTCCAGCCAGACAATCGGCGGCACCATGAAACAAAGGGCTGGCTACGCTGCTTTTTATTATTGGGCCAGTTTTTTCGCAAAAGGTGAATTTTCTGAGTACCGGCATCACAGGGCTACTCATCCGGTCAAAGAAGGCTTTTGCTGGTTGCGGGGCTTTACCAGGAAGTGGCTGTTTAAAAGTTACGATCAGCAAACGCAATTTCGTCTGGATAATGAGTTTGACAAGAGATTCTATCTGGTTCCATTGCAGGTGCACGACGACTCTCAGATGATTTTCCACTCCCCTTATGAGTCAGTTAAAGCCTTTATCGAAGAGGTGATGATTTCTTTCCGAAGACACGCTGATTCAGATAAAGTGTTGTGTTTTAAGCATCATCCGATGGACAGGGGCTACACAGAATACGGTCGGTTTATTGAAGCGCTGGCAGTAGATCTGGGCATCGGGGACAAAGTGCTCTACTGCCATGACATTCCTTTACCCGATTTATATCACCACACCTGTGGCGTAGTGACCGTTAACAGCACCGTTGGGATTTCTGCCCTGCTGCATCACCTGCCTACCAAGGTCATGGGGCGTGCTTTTTACGATATTGAGGGGATTACCCACCAGGGGTCACTGGCATCATTCTGGACAAACCCTGAGCCTGTTGACCGTGATTTATTTACCCAACTTCATTCATTTTTGTTTCAGAAAACCCAGATCAATGGCAGTTTTTTCAAGCACTGCCGGCTTACTTGCAATAACTGCCTGAGTTTTTACGAAGCATTTCTGAAACCTGTCTCCACATGCCCGCCCTCAAAGCCAAAGCTTGATTTGATCTCTGAACAAGCAGAGTCGTTCCCCTCCGCTTATATCCGTGCTGCATAA
- a CDS encoding nucleotidyltransferase domain-containing protein encodes MIDLREKDRKSVCDLASQIFPCGTILWAYGSRVKGTHHDASDLDLVVHFPDGQDDIDSFNQLATFNEALRDSNIPIIVQVLSWSAIPESFKTNIKSCYEVLCLV; translated from the coding sequence ATGATTGATTTACGGGAAAAAGATCGCAAGTCTGTCTGTGATCTGGCATCACAGATATTCCCCTGTGGCACCATACTGTGGGCTTATGGGAGCCGTGTAAAAGGCACTCATCATGATGCCAGCGACCTGGACCTTGTTGTTCACTTTCCCGATGGGCAAGACGACATTGATAGTTTCAATCAGCTGGCAACATTTAATGAAGCCTTGCGTGACTCCAACATACCGATCATTGTGCAGGTACTCTCCTGGTCTGCTATACCAGAGTCTTTTAAAACCAATATCAAATCCTGTTATGAAGTGCTTTGTTTGGTTTGA
- a CDS encoding transposase family protein produces MNTRLISTLQQVQELLNQAPLIEPGWESKDECYQWVEEVLRHFRYRSLTRSEKGIIKRYLTVATGYSRAQISRLIKAYLSAGHLKRKQRTSNGFSNQYTKADIRLLAATDQLHNGLNGAAIKKLCERAYVQGDQSYERLKDISVSHIYNLRKSQTYRNIRSPKDVTKPTKRAIGVRRKPRPEGQPGFIRIDTVHQGDQDRVKGVYHINAVDEVTQYQVVCSVEKISETFLIPVLEELLASFPFKLRGFHSDNGSEYINGRVSELLENLRINFTKSRARKTNDNALVESKNGAIIRKILGYAHIPQKYATEINEFNKIYLTPYLNFHRPCFFPETEVDAKGKEKKKYHYENMMTPYEKFKSLPDFKKYLKKGVTLEELEARATSMSDNESAKQLQAARELLFQSIFERKA; encoded by the coding sequence ATGAACACGAGGCTAATTAGTACCCTCCAGCAGGTTCAAGAACTGCTTAATCAAGCACCATTGATAGAGCCCGGTTGGGAGTCAAAAGACGAGTGTTATCAATGGGTTGAAGAAGTTTTGAGGCACTTCCGATATCGATCACTCACTCGGTCAGAGAAAGGGATTATTAAGCGGTATCTGACAGTTGCCACAGGCTACTCAAGAGCTCAAATCAGCCGCCTTATCAAGGCATACCTCTCAGCAGGTCATTTGAAGCGCAAACAGCGGACCAGCAATGGGTTCAGCAATCAGTACACCAAGGCCGATATAAGGCTCCTCGCTGCGACAGATCAGCTTCATAATGGTCTAAATGGGGCTGCTATCAAAAAGCTCTGTGAAAGGGCGTATGTGCAGGGTGACCAGAGCTATGAACGCCTGAAAGATATTTCCGTCTCACACATATACAACCTGAGAAAGTCACAGACATACCGTAACATCCGGTCACCTAAAGACGTCACCAAACCGACAAAACGAGCAATTGGTGTACGGCGAAAACCAAGGCCAGAAGGACAGCCAGGCTTTATACGCATCGACACTGTACACCAGGGTGATCAGGATAGAGTCAAAGGCGTGTACCATATCAATGCTGTTGATGAGGTGACACAGTATCAGGTTGTTTGCTCTGTTGAGAAGATTAGTGAGACATTTTTGATTCCTGTTTTGGAGGAGCTGCTGGCTTCATTTCCCTTTAAATTAAGGGGTTTTCATTCTGATAACGGTTCTGAATACATTAATGGTCGTGTATCAGAATTACTTGAAAATCTTCGTATAAATTTTACGAAATCAAGAGCAAGAAAGACGAACGACAATGCACTTGTAGAAAGCAAGAATGGTGCGATCATCAGAAAAATACTTGGGTATGCTCATATTCCTCAGAAGTATGCGACAGAAATAAATGAGTTCAATAAAATCTATCTTACCCCATACCTAAACTTTCATCGTCCGTGCTTCTTCCCGGAAACAGAGGTAGACGCAAAGGGCAAGGAAAAGAAAAAGTATCACTATGAAAACATGATGACCCCCTATGAAAAATTCAAAAGTCTCCCCGACTTTAAGAAATATTTGAAAAAGGGAGTCACCCTCGAAGAACTTGAGGCAAGAGCTACAAGCATGAGCGATAATGAGTCAGCAAAGCAGTTGCAGGCTGCCAGAGAATTACTGTTTCAATCAATTTTTGAACGAAAGGCCTGA
- a CDS encoding nucleotidyltransferase substrate binding protein, with protein sequence MTIDTTFFSRCIKTLDTARQQLLDCEEGSIEYDMYRSACVKEFEIILEQAGKLLRKCLKDFVHSPKAVNRLVFKEVFRQAAQHSLLSIEETERWLIYRDNRNNTAHDYGKKFAEYTVKLLPDFIADATALEKAIVQHMERVKDD encoded by the coding sequence ATGACGATAGACACTACTTTTTTTTCCCGCTGCATTAAGACACTGGACACTGCTCGTCAGCAATTGCTCGACTGTGAAGAAGGCAGTATAGAGTACGATATGTACCGTTCGGCCTGTGTGAAAGAGTTTGAAATCATCCTCGAACAGGCTGGCAAACTGCTTCGCAAGTGTCTGAAGGATTTTGTTCATAGCCCCAAGGCAGTCAATCGCCTTGTGTTTAAAGAAGTCTTCCGGCAGGCGGCGCAGCATAGCCTTTTGTCTATTGAGGAAACCGAACGCTGGCTGATTTATCGGGACAATCGTAACAACACAGCCCACGATTATGGTAAGAAGTTCGCTGAATACACCGTTAAATTGCTGCCAGACTTTATCGCTGATGCCACTGCTTTGGAGAAAGCGATAGTGCAGCACATGGAACGAGTTAAAGATGATTGA
- a CDS encoding toxin-antitoxin system HicB family antitoxin, translating to MLETGVPFRLISCWKRLALAIDTIEVTAECLSAKGKAMPTPYEPANEYSGRVTLRLPKTLHRSLSEGAEQEGISLNQYLVNVLSYQSGYNAGYQNITGYRTQASTSSEPVGKPNLKLVQSRETLLPKAKVGWH from the coding sequence ATGCTAGAAACAGGAGTCCCCTTTAGGCTCATTTCATGTTGGAAGAGACTCGCACTGGCAATTGATACCATTGAGGTGACAGCAGAATGTTTGTCTGCCAAGGGTAAAGCCATGCCCACACCCTATGAACCAGCCAATGAATACAGTGGCAGGGTAACCCTGCGCTTACCAAAAACATTGCATCGCAGCCTGTCTGAAGGTGCTGAGCAGGAAGGTATCAGTCTTAATCAATATCTGGTTAATGTGCTGTCTTATCAGTCCGGTTATAACGCTGGCTATCAAAACATCACAGGGTACAGGACCCAGGCTTCAACTTCTTCTGAACCGGTAGGAAAGCCTAATCTAAAGCTGGTTCAAAGCAGGGAAACTCTTCTACCGAAAGCGAAAGTTGGCTGGCATTAA